The following are from one region of the Archangium lipolyticum genome:
- a CDS encoding Sec-independent protein translocase family protein, translating to MATNQKVGGEVDAFCTRCKLTLAHTILAMVGTKIARVRCNTCGGDHAYRSAPGTTDRPSPASRASSSSGSSTRAPRASKSSEEKVIITFEEQLAGKDIANAPKYSPKDTYRVDQVIHHPTFGLGLVTAVRGDKVDITFKSETKTLVHGRGGAPAEKPAFQPPSAKATGPADKPQPQPTDEAAPSPGSSAEG from the coding sequence ATGGCGACCAACCAAAAGGTCGGCGGCGAGGTCGACGCGTTCTGTACCCGGTGCAAGCTCACGCTGGCCCACACCATCCTCGCGATGGTGGGAACGAAGATCGCCCGAGTCCGCTGCAACACCTGCGGCGGAGACCACGCCTACCGGTCCGCGCCGGGCACCACCGACAGGCCGAGCCCCGCGTCGCGTGCCAGCAGCAGCAGCGGCTCGTCCACGCGTGCCCCCCGGGCGAGCAAGTCCTCCGAGGAGAAGGTGATCATCACCTTCGAGGAGCAGCTGGCGGGCAAGGACATCGCCAACGCGCCGAAGTACAGCCCCAAGGACACCTACCGGGTGGATCAGGTCATCCATCACCCCACCTTCGGGCTGGGATTGGTGACGGCGGTGCGCGGCGACAAGGTGGACATCACCTTCAAGTCCGAGACGAAGACGCTGGTGCACGGCCGCGGCGGCGCCCCCGCCGAGAAGCCCGCCTTCCAGCCGCCCAGCGCGAAAGCTACGGGCCCAGCGGACAAGCCACAGCCACAGCCGACGGATGAGGCCGCTCCCTCGCCGGGTAGCTCCGCCGAGGGTTGA